A genomic region of Pseudomonas sp. KU43P contains the following coding sequences:
- a CDS encoding metal-binding protein, which translates to MAGPRIWFLLGSDGKPLLSAQPGTLGGHRGGKRYGRLDCRVALQAIARGGYVKQRVFFLDEPSALAAGYRPCAVCMPDAYRLWKRTQPPRA; encoded by the coding sequence ATGGCCGGGCCGCGCATCTGGTTTTTGCTGGGCAGCGACGGCAAGCCCCTGCTGAGCGCCCAGCCCGGCACCCTGGGTGGCCACCGCGGCGGCAAGCGCTACGGCAGGCTCGATTGCCGTGTGGCCTTGCAGGCCATTGCGCGCGGTGGCTATGTGAAACAGCGGGTGTTCTTTCTCGACGAACCTTCCGCCCTTGCGGCAGGATATCGACCCTGTGCTGTCTGCATGCCCGACGCCTATCGGCTGTGGAAGCGCACCCAGCCGCCACGCGCATGA
- a CDS encoding nucleotidyltransferase family protein — translation MQALSSERLRAIIHENSINRALLAILPTLQIPHCMLVAGCLFQTYWNHRSGQPAEWGIKDYDIAYFDQDLSWEAEDRMITSVHQACAQLGVNVEIRNQARVHLWYEAKFGAGYPALKQVTDGIDRYLIRSTCLGIDVGTGELYSTHGLDELQRDLLRMNALNPQPELFKAKADSYRARWPWLTLQEN, via the coding sequence ATGCAGGCACTCAGCAGCGAGCGCTTACGGGCAATCATCCACGAGAATTCGATCAACCGAGCCTTGCTGGCCATCTTGCCCACGTTGCAGATACCCCATTGCATGCTCGTGGCCGGCTGCCTGTTCCAGACCTACTGGAACCATCGATCAGGGCAGCCTGCCGAATGGGGCATCAAGGACTACGACATCGCCTACTTCGACCAAGACCTATCGTGGGAAGCCGAAGACCGCATGATCACTAGCGTTCACCAGGCCTGCGCCCAGCTTGGCGTCAACGTTGAGATACGCAATCAGGCCCGCGTGCACCTGTGGTATGAGGCGAAATTCGGGGCCGGCTACCCGGCGTTGAAGCAGGTCACGGATGGCATCGATCGCTATCTGATCCGATCAACCTGCCTGGGTATCGATGTGGGCACGGGTGAGCTGTACAGCACCCATGGGCTGGACGAGCTTCAGCGTGACCTGCTCAGGATGAACGCGTTGAACCCGCAGCCCGAGTTGTTCAAGGCCAAGGCCGACAGTTATCGGGCGCGTTGGCCCTGGTTGACGCTTCAAGAAAACTGA
- a CDS encoding DNA-3-methyladenine glycosylase family protein, whose product MTNANAATFLQGLDDDWARHIAAIGPCRHETKPAREPYEALIRAIAYQQLHVKAGDAILGRFLALYPGQAFPGPESLLATDAELQRACGFSASKLATIRAIAQARLDEVVPSLADARTMNDCELIERLVTLRGVGRWTVEMFLIYSLERADILPVDDFGVREGYRRLKGLEKTPTPRQMRELGEQWSPYRTTAAWYLWRVPQTR is encoded by the coding sequence GTGACTAATGCAAATGCCGCGACGTTCTTGCAGGGCCTGGACGACGACTGGGCTCGCCACATCGCCGCCATCGGCCCCTGCCGCCATGAAACCAAACCGGCCCGTGAACCCTACGAGGCGCTGATTCGCGCCATTGCCTACCAGCAACTGCACGTCAAGGCCGGGGATGCGATCCTGGGGCGTTTTCTCGCGCTCTACCCGGGCCAGGCTTTTCCGGGCCCTGAGTCCTTGCTGGCCACGGACGCCGAATTGCAAAGGGCCTGCGGTTTTTCCGCGAGCAAGCTGGCGACCATCCGCGCCATCGCCCAGGCGCGCCTGGATGAGGTGGTGCCATCGCTGGCCGACGCCCGAACGATGAACGATTGCGAACTCATCGAGCGCCTGGTGACCTTGCGAGGAGTTGGCCGCTGGACGGTAGAGATGTTCCTGATCTACAGCCTGGAACGCGCAGATATCCTGCCGGTCGACGACTTTGGCGTACGCGAGGGCTACCGTCGCCTGAAAGGCCTGGAAAAAACACCGACGCCGCGGCAGATGCGCGAGCTCGGCGAGCAGTGGAGCCCCTACCGCACCACTGCGGCCTGGTACCTATGGCGGGTGCCGCAAACCAGGTGA
- a CDS encoding DUF2986 domain-containing protein: MNRRKKIKQLMQAHAKKASAKLAPRSKPKYICKADRLKMAEQAALEPAPTEEA; the protein is encoded by the coding sequence ATGAATCGCCGCAAGAAAATCAAACAGCTGATGCAAGCCCACGCCAAGAAAGCCAGCGCCAAACTAGCCCCGCGCAGCAAGCCCAAGTACATCTGCAAGGCGGACCGCCTGAAAATGGCCGAACAGGCTGCGCTCGAGCCCGCACCCACTGAAGAAGCCTGA
- a CDS encoding RidA family protein, translated as MKHAIKTDLYASKAPLEWAVVGNGTLYTAQIPIDAQGQVVAGGIEAQTRQTLDNLCHTLEAAGASLDDVTQVLIYVTDRSYLATVNSLYGQYFQAPYPNRAAVVVAGLAREEMLVELVVYACVPCRAN; from the coding sequence ATGAAACATGCCATCAAGACCGACTTGTATGCCTCCAAGGCGCCTCTGGAATGGGCCGTCGTCGGCAACGGCACGCTGTACACCGCGCAGATCCCCATCGATGCCCAGGGCCAGGTGGTGGCCGGCGGCATCGAGGCCCAGACCCGCCAGACCCTCGACAACCTGTGCCATACCCTGGAGGCGGCGGGCGCGTCGCTGGACGATGTGACCCAGGTGCTGATCTATGTGACCGACCGCAGCTACCTGGCGACAGTCAACAGCCTTTATGGCCAGTACTTCCAGGCGCCCTACCCCAACCGCGCCGCAGTGGTGGTGGCCGGTTTGGCCCGGGAAGAGATGCTGGTGGAACTGGTGGTCTATGCCTGTGTGCCCTGCCGCGCAAACTAA
- a CDS encoding sensor domain-containing diguanylate cyclase, whose translation MPDRQFLGLRGLTMIFVLLAVLATLGICLAVAYGVQRDALIGSTLASNRAYASKVASSIGEFLRSAQNRLQFSSLRVADRFDEPAVLKDEALRLQAQDSELDVVMILDDQGQVLALHPDIPGVLGSTLTSSEVKHALAEHQPMVSQAYTSATGQLIVFISRPILDRNGKFLGVIGGAIHLQQHGVMHGLISHHAYSDGTYAFIADSNHRLLYHPNHEQIGQVITNSPTMNAALQGQTGELAAPNYQGIPMLAGYAYVPEADWAVVAQQPEKQALAPLRQLMREMLLKIVPAGTLGLLLILAGTFLITRPLRQLARIAADLSAPETPRRLAAVRGWYAEAGAIRHALLKGVQLMHKEMGQLNQVALSDPLTGLANRRAMDATLSDLDRSNRPYAALALDIDHFKRVNDVHGHDAGDRALQQIAQLIQNASRAIDLACRAGGEEFVLLLPDTSLAAATQVAERIRQSIADTPVDGVGALTISIGVACKDAVTVSSADILKRADEHLYLAKQTGRNRVVAASPTQGSVSGQ comes from the coding sequence ATGCCTGATCGCCAATTCCTGGGCCTGCGCGGCCTGACTATGATCTTCGTGCTGCTGGCGGTGCTGGCCACGCTCGGTATCTGCCTGGCCGTCGCCTACGGCGTGCAACGGGACGCTCTGATCGGCTCGACCCTGGCATCGAACCGCGCCTACGCCTCCAAGGTCGCCTCGAGCATTGGCGAATTCCTGCGTTCGGCGCAGAACCGCCTGCAATTCAGCAGCCTGCGCGTGGCCGACCGCTTCGACGAACCGGCCGTGCTCAAGGACGAAGCCTTGCGTTTGCAGGCCCAGGATTCAGAACTCGATGTGGTGATGATCCTCGATGACCAGGGCCAGGTCCTGGCCCTGCATCCCGACATACCCGGCGTGCTCGGCAGCACGCTGACGTCTAGCGAGGTCAAGCATGCACTGGCAGAACACCAGCCGATGGTCAGCCAGGCCTACACGTCCGCAACAGGGCAGCTGATCGTATTCATCTCAAGGCCTATCCTGGACCGCAACGGGAAGTTTCTCGGCGTGATCGGGGGGGCGATCCACCTGCAGCAACATGGCGTCATGCACGGCCTGATCAGCCATCACGCCTACAGCGACGGTACCTATGCGTTCATCGCCGACAGCAACCACCGCTTGCTGTATCACCCCAACCACGAGCAGATTGGCCAGGTGATCACCAACAGCCCGACGATGAACGCAGCATTACAAGGGCAGACAGGCGAACTCGCCGCGCCTAATTACCAGGGCATCCCCATGCTTGCCGGCTATGCCTATGTGCCTGAAGCCGATTGGGCGGTGGTGGCCCAGCAACCTGAAAAGCAGGCACTGGCCCCCTTGCGCCAACTGATGCGCGAGATGCTGCTCAAGATCGTGCCGGCCGGCACGCTGGGCCTGCTGCTGATTCTGGCGGGCACCTTCCTGATAACCCGGCCGTTGCGTCAGCTCGCCAGGATCGCCGCTGATCTTTCTGCCCCGGAAACGCCCAGACGCCTGGCGGCTGTGCGGGGCTGGTACGCCGAGGCCGGAGCGATTCGCCACGCGCTGCTCAAAGGCGTGCAACTGATGCACAAAGAAATGGGCCAGTTGAACCAGGTGGCCTTGAGCGACCCATTGACCGGCCTTGCCAATCGCCGGGCCATGGATGCAACGCTGTCAGATCTTGATCGGAGCAACCGGCCCTATGCCGCGCTGGCGCTGGACATCGACCATTTCAAACGGGTCAACGACGTCCATGGCCATGATGCCGGCGATCGGGCCTTGCAACAGATCGCACAGCTTATCCAGAACGCCTCCAGGGCCATCGACCTCGCCTGCCGCGCTGGCGGCGAGGAATTCGTGCTACTGCTGCCGGATACCAGCCTGGCAGCCGCCACTCAGGTGGCCGAGCGCATCCGGCAAAGTATTGCCGATACGCCGGTTGACGGTGTCGGTGCCTTGACGATCTCCATCGGTGTCGCCTGCAAGGACGCCGTCACGGTGAGCAGCGCCGACATTCTCAAGCGCGCCGATGAGCACCTGTACCTGGCAAAACAGACTGGCCGAAATCGGGTAGTGGCAGCGAGCCCAACGCAGGGCTCGGTTTCAGGCCAATGA
- a CDS encoding dipeptidase has product MNDLLMIDGLQYSNWSPEIFQQMQAGGLSAVHATIAYHENARETLSRLGEWNRRFETWPELIRPVRSAGDIRLAQQEGRVGIFFGFQNCSPIEDDIALVEVFRQLGVFVMQLTYNNQSLLASGCYEREDNGISRFGRQVIAEMNRVGMLIDMSHSAERSTLEAIELSSRPVIVSHANPSSFHAAKRNKSDAVLRGIAESGGLLGFSTYPFHLKDASACSLESFCDMVARTADLMGVEHIGIGTDLCQAQPLAVLEWMRNGRWSKDKDYGEGSKDNANWPEPLQWFRDSRDFPNIARGLRARGFAEDDVRRIMGLNWLRLLETTSTPQA; this is encoded by the coding sequence ATGAACGACCTCCTGATGATCGACGGCCTGCAGTACTCCAACTGGAGCCCGGAAATTTTCCAGCAGATGCAGGCCGGTGGCCTGAGCGCAGTGCACGCCACCATCGCCTACCACGAGAACGCCCGCGAAACCCTGTCACGCCTGGGCGAGTGGAACCGGCGCTTCGAAACCTGGCCCGAGCTTATTCGCCCGGTGCGCAGCGCCGGCGATATCCGCCTGGCCCAGCAGGAAGGCCGGGTGGGCATCTTCTTCGGCTTCCAGAACTGCTCGCCGATCGAGGACGACATTGCCCTGGTCGAGGTATTCCGCCAGCTGGGCGTGTTCGTCATGCAGCTCACCTACAACAACCAGAGCCTGCTCGCCAGCGGTTGCTACGAGCGCGAGGACAACGGCATCAGCCGCTTCGGCCGCCAGGTGATCGCCGAGATGAACCGGGTCGGCATGCTGATCGACATGTCCCACAGCGCCGAGCGCAGCACCCTGGAGGCCATCGAGCTGTCCAGCCGGCCGGTGATCGTCTCGCATGCCAACCCGTCGAGCTTCCATGCCGCCAAGCGCAACAAGTCCGACGCAGTGCTGCGCGGCATCGCCGAATCCGGTGGCCTGCTGGGCTTCAGCACCTACCCCTTCCACCTCAAGGACGCCTCGGCGTGCAGCCTGGAGAGCTTCTGCGACATGGTCGCACGCACGGCCGACCTGATGGGCGTGGAGCACATCGGCATCGGCACCGACCTGTGCCAGGCACAACCGCTGGCGGTGCTGGAATGGATGCGCAACGGCCGCTGGAGCAAGGACAAGGACTACGGCGAAGGTTCCAAGGACAACGCCAACTGGCCGGAACCGCTGCAGTGGTTCCGCGACAGCCGCGACTTCCCCAACATCGCCCGGGGCCTGCGTGCCCGGGGCTTTGCCGAAGACGATGTACGCAGGATCATGGGGCTGAACTGGCTGCGCCTGCTGGAAACCACCAGCACGCCGCAAGCCTGA
- the ada gene encoding bifunctional DNA-binding transcriptional regulator/O6-methylguanine-DNA methyltransferase Ada yields MIQPKPSSAPFGTDEQRWAAVQARDAAADEHFVYAVRTTGVYCRPSSSARRPKRENVLFFANAQQAEAAGFRPSQRASRDQTRASEQRAALVAKACRLMDSSPTPPTLDELAAHLGLSAFHFHRVFKAETGLTPKAYASATRARKLREELGQADTSVTDAIYGAGFNSNSRFYAASEQLLGMRVKAYRDGGVGTTIRFAIGECSLGAILVAQSQRGICAILLGEHPDALLTDLQDQFPKAQLIGGDRQFEALIAQIVGFIEAPSLGLNLPLDIRGTAFQERVWQALREIPPGSTASYSDIAERIGAPKAVRAVAQACAANHIAVAIPCHRVVRRDGDISGYRWGVERKRELLERESGH; encoded by the coding sequence ATGATCCAGCCCAAGCCATCCAGCGCCCCTTTTGGCACAGATGAACAACGCTGGGCCGCCGTGCAGGCCCGCGACGCCGCCGCGGACGAGCATTTCGTGTATGCCGTGCGTACCACCGGCGTGTACTGCCGCCCCAGCTCTTCGGCCCGCCGCCCCAAGCGCGAAAACGTGCTGTTCTTCGCCAATGCGCAGCAGGCCGAGGCGGCAGGTTTTCGCCCTAGCCAACGCGCCTCGCGGGACCAAACCCGCGCGAGCGAACAGCGTGCGGCGCTGGTGGCCAAGGCTTGCCGCCTGATGGATAGCTCGCCGACACCGCCCACGCTCGACGAGCTGGCGGCACATCTGGGCCTCAGTGCATTCCACTTTCACCGCGTGTTCAAAGCAGAGACCGGCCTGACGCCTAAGGCCTATGCCTCGGCCACCCGCGCCCGCAAGCTGCGCGAAGAGCTGGGCCAGGCCGACACCTCGGTGACGGATGCCATCTACGGCGCCGGCTTCAATTCCAACAGCCGCTTCTATGCCGCCTCCGAGCAACTGCTGGGCATGCGTGTGAAGGCCTATCGGGATGGCGGCGTGGGCACCACGATCCGCTTCGCCATCGGCGAGTGTTCCCTGGGCGCGATCCTGGTCGCCCAGAGCCAGCGCGGCATCTGCGCAATCCTTCTGGGCGAGCACCCGGACGCCCTGCTGACCGATCTGCAGGACCAGTTCCCCAAGGCCCAGCTGATCGGTGGCGACCGCCAGTTCGAAGCGTTGATAGCGCAAATCGTGGGCTTCATCGAGGCGCCCTCTCTGGGCCTCAACCTGCCGCTGGACATCCGCGGTACCGCGTTTCAGGAGCGCGTCTGGCAGGCGCTGCGCGAGATCCCACCGGGCTCGACGGCGAGCTACAGCGACATCGCCGAACGCATCGGCGCACCTAAAGCCGTGCGGGCCGTGGCCCAAGCCTGCGCGGCGAACCACATCGCGGTGGCGATCCCTTGCCACCGGGTGGTACGCCGCGACGGTGATATCTCCGGCTATCGCTGGGGCGTGGAGCGCAAGCGCGAGTTGCTCGAGCGCGAGTCTGGCCACTGA
- a CDS encoding tautomerase family protein, whose translation MPLVRIDIKRQPNPTHLQTLGKVVYGALRQTINVPEHDNFQVLTEHDSEKLVNDPQYLGIQRTDGQVFIQITLSEGRTVDQKKALYLAIAQGLEREAGVRPEDVFINLVEVRKENWSFGNGIAQYAL comes from the coding sequence ATGCCACTGGTACGCATCGACATCAAACGCCAGCCCAACCCCACTCACCTGCAAACCCTCGGCAAGGTGGTCTACGGTGCGCTGCGCCAAACCATCAATGTGCCCGAACACGACAACTTCCAGGTGCTCACCGAGCATGACAGCGAAAAACTGGTGAATGACCCGCAATACCTGGGCATCCAGCGCACCGATGGCCAGGTGTTCATCCAGATCACCCTCAGCGAAGGGCGTACCGTCGATCAGAAGAAAGCCTTGTACCTGGCCATCGCCCAAGGGCTCGAACGTGAGGCCGGAGTACGCCCGGAAGATGTCTTCATCAACCTGGTCGAGGTGCGCAAGGAGAACTGGTCGTTCGGTAATGGCATCGCGCAGTACGCGCTCTGA
- a CDS encoding aminotransferase class V-fold PLP-dependent enzyme, translating into MSKLYPSIDPEGLVEYSVVYTDRSLNHMSQAFQGVMKNISKTLKQVYSAQGVAVVPGSGTFGMESVARQFATGQQCLVIRNGWFSYRWSQILEMGNIPAATTVLKARPVETGRQAAYAPPPLDEVLAAIEAHKPQIVFAPHVETSSGIILPDNYLRAIGDAVHAVGGLFVLDCIASGTLWVDMQKCAVDLLISAPQKGWSASPCCALVMLSALALERIEQTQSSSFACDLKKWLAIMQAYEQGGHAYHATMPSDALARFNDVMNEMQAYGFDNVRDEQQALGDRVRAMLTGKGIKSVAAAGFQAPGVVVSYTDDADIKNGKKFAEHGLQIAAGVPLQCDEPADFQTFRIGLFGLEKLHNIERTVSTLEQALDEVICPLSNAK; encoded by the coding sequence ATGTCGAAGCTCTATCCAAGTATTGATCCTGAGGGGCTGGTCGAGTACTCGGTGGTCTACACCGACCGCTCGCTCAATCATATGTCGCAGGCCTTTCAAGGCGTGATGAAGAACATTTCCAAGACCCTGAAACAGGTCTACAGCGCCCAGGGTGTTGCAGTGGTGCCAGGCAGCGGAACGTTCGGTATGGAGTCGGTAGCGCGACAGTTTGCCACCGGCCAGCAGTGCCTGGTGATCCGCAACGGTTGGTTCAGTTATCGCTGGAGCCAGATCCTGGAGATGGGCAACATCCCGGCCGCTACCACGGTGCTGAAAGCCCGACCGGTCGAGACGGGCCGCCAGGCAGCCTACGCGCCCCCGCCTCTGGACGAAGTGCTGGCGGCCATCGAGGCGCACAAGCCACAAATCGTCTTCGCCCCCCACGTCGAAACGTCATCCGGCATCATCCTGCCCGACAACTATTTGCGAGCCATTGGCGACGCCGTGCATGCAGTGGGGGGCCTGTTCGTGCTGGATTGCATCGCCTCAGGCACGCTGTGGGTTGATATGCAGAAGTGTGCAGTCGACCTGCTGATCAGCGCCCCACAGAAAGGTTGGAGCGCTTCCCCTTGCTGCGCGCTGGTGATGCTCAGTGCGTTGGCGCTCGAGCGCATCGAGCAGACGCAAAGCAGCAGTTTTGCCTGCGACCTGAAAAAGTGGCTTGCGATCATGCAGGCATACGAACAAGGCGGACATGCCTACCATGCGACCATGCCCAGCGATGCTCTCGCGCGCTTCAACGACGTGATGAACGAGATGCAAGCCTACGGTTTCGACAACGTCCGCGATGAACAACAGGCTCTGGGCGATCGGGTGCGCGCCATGTTGACTGGCAAAGGCATCAAAAGCGTGGCCGCAGCCGGCTTTCAGGCGCCGGGCGTAGTGGTGAGCTATACCGATGATGCCGACATCAAGAACGGTAAGAAATTTGCAGAACACGGCCTGCAGATAGCCGCAGGAGTGCCGTTGCAGTGTGACGAACCGGCCGACTTCCAGACCTTCCGGATCGGTCTGTTCGGGCTTGAAAAACTGCACAATATCGAGCGCACGGTCAGCACCCTTGAACAGGCATTGGACGAAGTGATCTGCCCCCTGTCCAACGCTAAGTGA
- a CDS encoding BCCT family transporter yields MKNPTTLQAEGQAMGLPLARDIDWPLFVISGGFLAAFLLAALVDIEAVSALVNTLFAWSTKFFGLYWQVLMLATFAVSLVIGFSRCGRVRLGGVDQRPDISTFNWIAVIMCALLAGGGAFWAAAEPLMHFASPPPLFVGVQPHSEAAATAALAQSFVHWGFLAWAVLGSLLAIVLMHLHYDKGLPLAPRTLLYPLFGERALKGPIGTLADATSIIAVVAGTIGPIGFLGLQISSAMHAVWGVPNGIVTQSLTIVLVTAMYTVSCLVGLKGIRFVSEINVWLMIGLALFMVVCGPTLFILGGFPAAFALHVEQFIPMTLFRADPKWLDWWTVFYWGWFIGYAPMVALYVARISRGRTIREIIMTLSIIAPLVTMFWFTVVGGTGIGLELHTPGIVTAHGTQPEDLLLGVTQNLPLGGLISALFLFLSFISVATNGDAMAFTVALAMSSNDKPKKWLCGFWAIGMGLAAVVLITIGAGGVTALQSFIVITAVPVSLVILPALWDAVRIARHMAREQGV; encoded by the coding sequence ATGAAAAACCCAACCACCCTGCAGGCTGAAGGCCAGGCCATGGGCCTGCCCCTGGCGCGGGACATCGACTGGCCGCTGTTCGTGATCAGCGGCGGTTTCCTGGCAGCGTTCCTGCTGGCGGCGCTGGTCGATATCGAGGCGGTATCGGCGCTGGTGAACACGCTGTTCGCCTGGTCGACCAAGTTCTTTGGCCTGTACTGGCAGGTGCTGATGCTGGCGACCTTCGCGGTCAGCCTGGTGATTGGCTTTTCCCGCTGCGGGCGGGTGCGCCTGGGCGGCGTCGACCAGCGCCCGGACATCAGCACCTTCAACTGGATCGCGGTGATCATGTGCGCACTGCTCGCCGGTGGCGGGGCGTTCTGGGCGGCGGCCGAGCCGCTGATGCACTTCGCCAGCCCACCGCCACTGTTCGTCGGTGTGCAGCCGCACAGCGAGGCGGCGGCCACCGCAGCGCTGGCGCAGTCCTTCGTGCACTGGGGCTTCCTCGCCTGGGCGGTGCTCGGCAGCCTGCTGGCGATCGTGCTGATGCACCTGCACTATGACAAGGGCCTGCCCCTGGCTCCGCGCACCCTGCTCTACCCGCTGTTCGGCGAACGAGCGCTGAAGGGGCCGATCGGCACCCTGGCCGATGCCACCTCGATCATCGCGGTGGTCGCCGGCACCATCGGCCCGATCGGCTTCCTCGGCCTGCAGATCAGCAGCGCGATGCACGCGGTGTGGGGGGTGCCCAATGGCATCGTCACCCAATCGCTGACCATCGTGCTGGTCACGGCGATGTACACCGTGTCCTGCCTGGTGGGCCTCAAGGGCATCCGTTTCGTCAGCGAGATCAACGTGTGGCTGATGATCGGCCTGGCGCTGTTCATGGTGGTGTGCGGGCCGACGCTGTTCATCCTCGGCGGCTTCCCGGCGGCCTTTGCCCTGCACGTGGAGCAGTTCATCCCGATGACGCTGTTCCGCGCCGACCCGAAATGGCTGGACTGGTGGACGGTGTTCTACTGGGGCTGGTTCATCGGCTACGCCCCCATGGTGGCGCTGTACGTCGCACGGATCTCGCGGGGCCGCACCATTCGCGAGATCATCATGACGTTGTCGATCATCGCCCCGCTGGTGACCATGTTCTGGTTCACCGTGGTCGGCGGCACGGGTATCGGCCTGGAGCTGCATACGCCAGGGATCGTCACCGCCCATGGCACCCAGCCTGAGGACCTGCTGCTGGGCGTGACCCAGAACCTGCCGCTGGGCGGCCTGATCAGCGCGCTGTTCCTGTTCCTCAGTTTCATATCGGTGGCCACCAACGGCGACGCCATGGCCTTCACCGTGGCCCTGGCGATGTCCAGCAACGACAAACCGAAGAAATGGCTGTGCGGCTTCTGGGCCATCGGCATGGGCCTGGCGGCGGTGGTGCTGATCACCATCGGCGCGGGCGGTGTCACGGCCTTGCAATCCTTTATCGTCATCACCGCGGTGCCGGTGTCGCTGGTGATCCTGCCAGCGTTGTGGGATGCCGTGCGCATCGCCCGGCACATGGCCCGCGAACAAGGCGTCTGA
- a CDS encoding DUF3726 domain-containing protein, producing the protein MRVSLNEIQVMCRKAFEGMGFAVGDCEDAAELVGWLHQQGLDGTGTLAKALDYLQSEAERPYTLSHEDSALLVIDAQGQSVLRCAATVVELALGKALRDGQAVLRIQHCHNRLLLLGYLSQAAERGLDVRAQWGDARQRHVATFAAGATCPGLYSEDTETGAEQSITVLFSQPTQPAATAATNLATLNQGFEVHEQTWQRLKQFAEQILVESTEASRRHGAGGGSDVD; encoded by the coding sequence ATGCGCGTATCCCTCAACGAAATCCAGGTGATGTGCCGCAAGGCCTTCGAGGGCATGGGCTTTGCCGTCGGCGACTGCGAAGACGCCGCCGAACTGGTCGGCTGGCTGCACCAGCAGGGGCTGGACGGCACGGGCACGTTGGCCAAGGCACTGGACTACCTGCAGAGCGAGGCAGAGCGGCCCTACACCCTGAGCCATGAAGACAGCGCACTGCTGGTGATCGACGCCCAGGGCCAGAGCGTGCTGCGCTGCGCCGCGACCGTGGTGGAACTGGCGCTGGGCAAGGCCCTGCGCGACGGCCAGGCGGTGCTGCGTATCCAGCATTGCCATAACCGCCTGCTGTTGCTCGGCTACCTGAGCCAGGCGGCCGAACGTGGCCTGGACGTGCGGGCCCAATGGGGCGATGCACGCCAGCGGCACGTGGCAACGTTTGCCGCTGGCGCCACCTGCCCCGGCTTGTACAGCGAAGACACCGAAACCGGCGCAGAGCAGAGCATCACGGTGCTGTTCAGCCAGCCGACACAACCTGCAGCGACTGCCGCCACCAACCTGGCCACGCTGAACCAGGGCTTCGAGGTGCACGAGCAGACCTGGCAGCGGTTGAAGCAGTTCGCCGAACAGATCCTGGTCGAAAGCACCGAAGCCTCGCGCCGCCATGGCGCCGGCGGTGGTAGCGATGTCGACTGA